Proteins from one Flavobacterium sp. N2038 genomic window:
- a CDS encoding tetratricopeptide repeat protein, whose product MNVTDYTYLINNPDTVTEKQAEALGSVLNEFPYFQSARALRLKGLYNQNSFKYNYALKVTAAHTTDRSILFDFISSESFTPIQGEYYERKLRELLNITVFDSEIVLAEEKKKPVEVRIDPIEKSILDSIKEATTVTFEEPVKIEEKSIEFVEKSTLDSIQETSTITVEETVKAQEKIIESIIEEPAAEILVKEETLIIKEPSRTFLEDRLDDEIPSIRIDPIEESVFNAIKEAGNVVFEEAKAPEESTEIKVPETITVAKEVETPEEIKEIEIQETKTFEVPGETEIQKTILISEETEAVENPKEIEIYETVKIAEENLEIGKPLDFSVFEKHSFQEWLQLSRNEPIDRTVEAPIEEDFTENPIEKAEKTIGVVEKVEKVEEEKKKKAEIIDRFIETNPKISPIKQTAITAAIQLDINKDDSSYLMTETLARVYLEQKKYTKAIQAYEILILKYPEKITFFADRISDIKILQQNNNNNN is encoded by the coding sequence ATGAATGTAACGGATTATACATACCTAATAAACAACCCTGATACTGTAACAGAAAAACAGGCAGAAGCATTAGGTAGTGTTTTGAATGAATTTCCATATTTTCAGAGTGCACGCGCATTACGACTAAAAGGACTTTACAATCAAAACAGCTTTAAGTATAATTATGCCTTAAAAGTTACAGCTGCACATACAACAGATCGTTCTATTTTATTTGATTTTATTAGCTCAGAATCTTTTACCCCAATACAAGGTGAATATTATGAGCGTAAACTCAGAGAACTTTTAAACATTACGGTATTTGACAGTGAAATTGTCCTCGCTGAAGAAAAGAAAAAACCTGTTGAAGTTAGAATTGATCCAATTGAAAAGTCAATTTTAGATTCTATAAAAGAAGCAACAACTGTTACTTTTGAAGAGCCGGTTAAAATTGAAGAGAAATCAATTGAGTTCGTTGAAAAATCAACTTTAGATAGTATTCAGGAAACATCGACAATAACTGTCGAAGAAACGGTAAAAGCGCAAGAAAAAATAATTGAATCTATAATTGAAGAACCAGCTGCAGAAATCCTCGTTAAAGAAGAGACACTTATTATTAAGGAACCAAGCCGTACTTTCCTGGAAGACAGATTAGACGACGAAATTCCTAGTATTCGAATAGACCCAATTGAAGAATCAGTATTCAATGCAATTAAGGAGGCAGGAAATGTAGTTTTTGAAGAAGCTAAAGCTCCTGAAGAATCAACAGAAATTAAAGTTCCTGAAACCATAACTGTAGCTAAGGAAGTTGAAACTCCTGAAGAAATAAAAGAAATTGAAATTCAGGAAACAAAAACTTTTGAAGTACCTGGCGAAACTGAAATTCAGAAAACCATTTTAATTTCTGAAGAAACTGAGGCTGTCGAAAACCCTAAAGAAATTGAAATTTACGAAACAGTAAAAATAGCTGAAGAAAATTTAGAGATTGGAAAGCCTTTAGATTTTTCTGTATTCGAAAAACATTCTTTCCAGGAATGGCTGCAATTATCCAGAAATGAGCCTATTGACCGCACTGTTGAAGCTCCAATAGAAGAAGATTTTACAGAAAACCCAATTGAAAAAGCAGAAAAAACAATTGGAGTTGTTGAAAAAGTCGAAAAAGTTGAAGAAGAAAAAAAGAAAAAAGCTGAAATAATTGATCGTTTTATAGAAACAAATCCAAAAATTTCTCCAATAAAACAAACAGCAATTACAGCGGCAATTCAGCTTGACATCAATAAAGACGACAGTTCTTATTTAATGACAGAGACTTTAGCTCGAGTATATTTAGAGCAAAAAAAATATACAAAAGCAATTCAGGCATATGAAATATTAATTTTGAAATATCCAGAAAAAATTACTTTCTTTGCAGACCGCATATCGGATATAAAGATTTTACAACAAAATAACAATAACAATAATTAA